A part of Crassostrea angulata isolate pt1a10 chromosome 5, ASM2561291v2, whole genome shotgun sequence genomic DNA contains:
- the LOC128182663 gene encoding probable cytochrome P450 49a1 isoform X1: MLSTTKCFAWRLRFPFRLPNVFSTSLYSSNPAPIQTSKHPEVRPLEDIPGVSGKSALPYVGSIFLSKSLDCKLDDFQVKTFCSSLQKKYGDIVRTRIKNNWTVFIFDPDLAKEVLEIQLKYPYRPPVDILRVYNDKHKLSQSLATLNGEAWARLRKPAQQLMLRPLAVSAYVDTLSKVAEDFVQKYKDGGTVEDLRPVLVDYATESVGMLCFNRRFGCMDKTSIIDVKFIEDIFDAVDVDGKSLGFKPYLYVSTPLYRKFKRAIDHVYSVFQVEIKNALSTLEKVKAEGKLEEYLEKPNLLYSLLSHPKMTPADVDRTLLDLFIAGIESTSNTLSLLWFELAKNQDKQEKLYKEISSVCGNGDVTKEALANMSYLKACVRETMRIYSPTSPGSYRRFDKDVVLGGYHIPAGTELVLCFQQMCEDPRLFKSPEKFLPERFMRDDTTLTEEYKNTNPFAILPFGFGPRSCIGQRFAETEMHVLTAKFFRRFKASLLPDTNKTMEYKYRTFAVPKNAVPLTITPRV, translated from the exons ATGTTGTCGACAACAAAGTGCTTCGCATGGAGATTACGGTTTCCTTTTAG ATTACCGAATGTATTCTCGACAAGCTTGTATTCATCAAATCCCGCGCCCATACAGACAAGCAAACACCCGGAAGTAAGGCCGCTGGAAGATATCCCCGGAGTGTCCGGGAAATCAGCATTACCTTATGTCGGCAGTATCTTCCTTTCAAAATCCCTAG ATTGTAAGTTAGATGATTTCCAGGTAAAGACATTCTGTTCTAGTCTCCAGAAGAAATATGGCGATATAGTCAGGACCCGAATCAAAAACAATTGGACAGTGTTTATTTTTGACCCGGATCTTGCTAAAGAGGTTTtggaaatacaattgaaatacCCCTACCGTCCACCAGTTGACATCCTCAGAGTTTACAACGACAAACATAAGCTCAGTCAAAGCCTTGCAACATT AAATGGCGAGGCATGGGCTAGATTACGTAAACCCGCACAGCAGCTGATGCTAAGACCATTGGCCGTGTCTGCCTATGTAGACACTCTGTCAAAAGTAGCTGAGGACTTCGTACAGAAATACAAAGATGGCGGAACAGTTGAGGATCTCCGACCAGTTCTTGTCGACTACGCAACTGAAA GTGTAGGGATGCTTTGTTTCAATCGACGGTTTGGGTGCATGGATAAGACGAGCATCATTGACGTCAAATTTATCGAAGACATATTTGACGCAGTTGATGTGGACGGTAAAAGTCTTggatttaagccatatctctaCGTTTCAACTCCATTGTACAGAAAATTCAAAAGGGCAATAGACCATGTTTATAG TGTATTCCAGGTAGAAATCAAGAATGCATTGTCAACTTTGGAAAAAGTGAAAGCAGAAGGAAAGCTGGAAGAGTATCTTGAAAAGCCGAATCTACTGTACTCGTTGTTGAGTCATCCGAAAATGACCCCAGCCGATGTGGACAGAACCCTTCTTGACCTGTTCATTGCAGGGATAGAGTCA acTTCAAACACGTTAAGTCTTTTGTGGTTCGAACTGGCGAAGAATCAAGATAAGCAAGAAAAACTTTACAAGGAAATTTCGTCGGTTTGTGGCAATGGTGACGTCACAAAAGAAGCTCTGGCCAACATGTCGTATCTAAAGGCATGTGTGAGAGAAACAATGAG gATTTATTCCCCAACGTCCCCTGGGTCTTACCGCCGCTTTGACAAAGACGTGGTTCTGGGTGGATACCATATTCCAGCAGGG ACCGAGTTGGTCCTCTGTTTTCAACAAATGTGTGAAGATCCTCGGTTATTTAAGAGTCCTGAGAAGTTTCTGCCTGAGAGATTCATGCGTGACGACACCACATTGACGGAAGAATACAAAAACACCAACCCGTTTGCTATACTTCCGTTTGGCTTCGGTCCAAGAAGCTGTATTGGGCAGCGCTTTGCAGAAACGGAGATGCATGTCCTCACTGCAAAG TTTTTTCGTCGGTTCAAAGCCTCGCTTTTGCCGGATACAAACAAGACAATGGAATACAAATACCGGACATTTGCTGTTCCTAAAAACGCCGTACCATTGACAATTACTCCGAGAGTGTAG
- the LOC128185234 gene encoding multiple epidermal growth factor-like domains protein 11 produces MILVNVTHCRQFLIYLLIADCSPGYVGSDCTEQCRHPNYGTDCQGLCNCSKEFCDIATCCFSPKDGCRAGYYGDRCINKCRYPNFGKACQKRCQCTQSLCSFITGCDASGYVNLTSDTISQSITQYTIERTAMGVIVSVSVLSSIIISAVISLIIWRRRGPYRSTRRASQNIPEKAQQKTTKQTTQQPNHASSKINNRTNVYSSCDIAGPSQLKTVSMEVYTDPLQLDCDRTAQQRASETDTILYDISSCTYEPMMSFVKEDNLTRV; encoded by the exons ATGATACTCGTGAATGTAACACACTGCAGACAattccttatttatttattaattgcaGATTGTTCTCCGGGGTATGTGGGTAGCGATTGTACGGAGCAATGTCGCCATCCGAACTACGGAACAGATTGTCAGGGACTGTGCAATTGTAGTAAAGAGTTCTGTGATATTGCCACTTGTTGCTTTTCACCTAAAG ATGGGTGTAGAGCTGGCTATTATGGTGACAGATGTATCAACAAATGCCGATATCCAAACTTTGGGAAAGCATGCCAAAAACGTTGTCAGTGTACCCAGTCCTTATGCAGTTTTATCACTGGATGTGACGCCTCTGGAT ATGTAAATTTGACGTCGGACACAATTTCACAATCCATAACGCAATACACCATAGAAAGAACTGCAATGGGGGTTATAGTTTCAGTATCTGTCTTGTCTTCCATAATAATCTCGGCTGTCATCTCCTTAATCATCTGGCGACGAAGGGGTCCATATAGATCTACCAGGAGAGCATCGCAAAATATTCCAGAAAAAGCGCAACAGAAAACAACCAAACAAACGACACAACAACCTAACCATGCTTCTTCAAAAATCAACAATAGAACAAACGTGTACAGTTCCTGTGATATTGCCGGGCCCAGTCAGTTAAAAACTGTCTCCATGGAGGTCTATACCGATCCTTTACAGCTAGACTGTGATCGTACGGCGCAACAGCGCGCGAGTGAAACAGACACTATACTATATGATATCAGTTCTTGTACGTATGAGCCCATGATGAGCTTTGTCAAAGAAGACAATTTGACACGGGTTTAA
- the LOC128182665 gene encoding probable cytochrome P450 49a1, with product MSSTIKCFMWRSQFPLRLPTVLSTSLYSSNPAPAQTTKHPDVRPLEDIPGVSGKSALPYVGSIFLSKSLDIGADFQLQTFCSRLQKKYGDIVRTRIKDKWAVFIFHPDLAKEVLEIQVKYPYRPPLDIVKVYNDEQKLSQNLATLNGEAWARLRKPTQQLIQRPLAVSAYVDILSKVAEDFVQKYQDGGTIEDLRPVLVDYATESVGMLCFNRRFGCMDKTGIIDIKFIEDIFDAIDVDSKSLGFKPYLYVSTPMYRKFKRALDHVYSVFQVEIKNALSTLGKVKAEGRLEEYLEQPNLLYSLLSHPKMTPADVDITLLDLFIAGVESTSNTLSLLWFELAKNQDKQDKLYKEISSVCGNGDVTKEALANMSYLKACVRETMRIYSPTSPGSYRRFDKDVVVGGYHIPAGTELVLCFQQMCEDPRFFKSPEKFLPERFMRDDTTLAEEYKNTNPFAILPFGFGPRSCIGQRFAETEMHVLTAKFFRRLKASLLPGTNQTMEYKYRTFAVPKNAVPLAITPRV from the exons ATGTCGTCGACAATAAAGTGCTTCATGTGGAGATCACAGTTTCCTCTTAG ATTACCGACTGTATTATCGACAAGCTTGTATTCATCAAATCCCGCGCCCGCACAGACAACCAAACACCCGGATGTAAGGCCACTGGAAGATATCCCCGGAGTGTCCGGGAAATCAGCATTACCTTATGTCGGAAGTATCTTCCTTTCAAAATCCCTAG ATATCGGGGCTGATTTCCAACTACAGACATTCTGTTCTCGTCTCCAAAAGAAATATGGCGATATAGTCAGGACCAGAATCAAAGACAAATGGGCAGTGTTCATTTTTCACCCGGATCTTGCCAAAGAGGTTTTGGAAATACAAGTGAAATACCCTTATCGTCCTCCATTAGATATCGtcaaagtttacaacgacgaacAGAAGCTCAGCCAAAACCTGGCAACATT AAATGGTGAGGCTTGGGCTAGATTACGGAAACCCACACAGCAGCTGATCCAAAGACCATTGGCCGTGTCTGCCTATGTAGATATTCTGTCAAAGGTAGCCGAGGACTTCGTACAGAAATACCAAGATGGCGGAACCATTGAGGATCTCCGACCAGTTCTTGTCGACTACGCAACTGAAA GTGTAGGAATGCTTTGTTTTAATCGACGGTTTGGGTGCATGGATAAGACGGGCATCATTGACATCAAATTTATTGAAGACATATTTGACGCAATTGATGTGGACAGTAAAAGTCTTggatttaagccatatctctaCGTGTCAACTCCAATGTACAGAAAATTCAAAAGGGCATTAGACCATGTTTATAG TGTATTCCAGGTAGAAATCAAGAATGCGTTGTCAACTTTAGGAAAAGTGAAAGCAGAAGGAAGGCTAGAAGAGTATCTTGAACAGCCGAATCTACTGTACTCGTTGTTGAGTCATCCCAAAATGACCCCAGCCGATGTGGACATAACCCTTCTTGACCTGTTCATCGCAGGGGTGGAGTCA acttCAAACACGTTAAGTCTTTTGTGGTTTGAACTGGCAAAGAATCAAGATAAGCAGGATAAACTGTACAAGGAAATCTCGTCGGTTTGTGGCAATGGTGACGTCACAAAAGAAGCTCTGGCCAACATGTCGTATCTAAAGGCATGTGTGAGAGAAACAATGAg gATTTATTCCCCAACGTCCCCTGGGTCTTACCGCCGCTTTGACAAAGACGTGGTTGTTGGTGGATACCATATTCCAGCAGGG ACCGAGTTGGTCCTCTGTTTTCAACAAATGTGTGAAGATCCTCGGTTTTTTAAGAGTCCTGAGAAGTTTCTGCCCGAGAGGTTCATGCGTGACGACACCACATTGGCGGAAGAATACAAAAACACCAACCCCTTTGCTATACTTCCGTTTGGCTTCGGTCCAAGGAGCTGTATCGGGCAACGCTTTGCAGAAACGGAGATGCATGTCCTCACTGCAAAG TTTTTTCGTCGGCTCAAAGCCTCGCTTTTGCCGGGTACAAACCAGACAATGGAATACAAATACCGGACATTTGCTGTTCCTAAAAACGCCGTACCATTGGCAATTACTCCGAGAGTGTAG